In the Leifsonia sp. 466MF genome, one interval contains:
- a CDS encoding ABC transporter ATP-binding protein has protein sequence MTPTAADSVLELRDVTFRRDGTQILDGIDLTVRAGEHWALLGPNGAGKSTVLGFCGALTFPTSGTVDVLGRRLGRVELQELRRHIGHVNPRHPVRSPLTVTEVVLTGITGTLELPMRWEPTEEEVRRAHDLIHSVGLDERREARWPTLSQGERGRSLIARALISEPRLLLLDEPTTGLDVAAREQLLETIDGLAHTAPELASVLVTHHLEELPETTTHALLIAHGRIVARGGIDEAVTTETVTRAFEHRIRVEKADGRWSARAVRERAIPA, from the coding sequence GTGACCCCGACCGCCGCAGACAGCGTCCTCGAACTCCGCGATGTCACGTTCCGCCGTGACGGCACCCAGATCCTCGACGGGATCGACCTCACGGTCCGGGCGGGAGAGCACTGGGCACTGCTCGGCCCGAACGGCGCGGGCAAGTCGACGGTGCTCGGGTTCTGCGGCGCCCTCACCTTCCCGACCTCCGGGACCGTGGATGTGCTGGGCCGCCGGCTGGGACGCGTCGAGCTGCAGGAGCTGCGGCGGCACATCGGGCACGTCAACCCGCGGCACCCCGTCCGGTCTCCGCTCACCGTGACCGAGGTCGTGCTCACCGGCATCACCGGCACACTGGAACTGCCGATGCGGTGGGAGCCGACAGAGGAGGAGGTCCGCCGTGCGCACGATCTCATCCACTCGGTCGGTCTCGACGAACGCCGGGAGGCGCGCTGGCCCACGCTCTCGCAGGGCGAGCGCGGGCGCTCACTGATCGCGCGGGCCCTCATCTCGGAGCCCCGGCTGCTGCTGCTCGACGAGCCGACGACCGGCCTCGACGTCGCGGCGCGGGAGCAGCTGCTGGAGACGATCGACGGGCTCGCGCACACGGCGCCGGAGCTCGCCAGCGTCCTGGTCACCCATCACCTGGAGGAGCTGCCGGAGACGACGACGCACGCCCTGCTGATCGCGCACGGACGCATCGTGGCGCGGGGCGGCATCGACGAGGCGGTCACGACGGAGACCGTCACGCGGGCCTTCGAGCACCGCATCCGGGTCGAGAAGGCCGACGGCCGGTGGAGTGCGCGCGCGGTGCGGGAGCGCGCGATCCCCGCATGA
- a CDS encoding DUF2252 domain-containing protein translates to MTLDVAEAGERAETPLTPEELAAAGRAARATLPRSAHADYVPPPGRDPMGILRSQHEDRLQNLVDLRVERMSADAFAFYRGTAAIQAADLAAAPTTGAEVVVCGDAHISNFGMYRSPENAMVFDINDFDESTVGPWEWDVKRMLTSIVLAGRSLGMSPEFVRDTTRSAGEAYRRWLQEALTEPLTARYFTPTSVTSGHGRLSADMEQLIRQVTKESKKRTTEHAARRTLRADEDGVLRFVDRPPILRRAEPEIQALAQDAYDRYRRTLPPNTALLASQLRVDDVARRVVGVGSVGTRCFVIALRGPIGEPVILQLKEASASVVERFGGVAPLPGYLDLSLLPDDQGYRVVACQRILQAVSDPFLGFIRVEGFAFYLRQFRNRNASFDIPSMNAAQFSDYARVCAVVLARAHARSPKSAFVSGYLGSGPAFAHAATTWAERYADQAEADYREFVEVARAGGFAVS, encoded by the coding sequence ATGACTCTGGATGTCGCAGAAGCGGGTGAGCGCGCGGAGACCCCGCTCACTCCCGAGGAGCTGGCCGCGGCCGGGCGTGCAGCCCGGGCCACGCTGCCGCGCTCCGCCCACGCGGACTACGTGCCCCCGCCCGGGCGCGACCCGATGGGCATCCTCCGCTCCCAGCACGAGGACCGCCTGCAGAATCTCGTCGACCTGCGGGTGGAGCGGATGAGCGCCGACGCGTTCGCCTTCTATCGCGGCACGGCGGCGATCCAGGCCGCCGACCTGGCCGCGGCACCCACGACGGGTGCGGAGGTCGTCGTCTGCGGCGACGCCCACATCTCCAACTTCGGGATGTACCGCTCACCCGAGAACGCGATGGTGTTCGACATCAACGACTTCGACGAGTCGACGGTCGGGCCGTGGGAGTGGGACGTCAAGCGGATGCTCACCAGCATCGTCCTCGCCGGGCGGTCGCTCGGGATGTCGCCCGAATTCGTGCGGGACACGACGCGGTCGGCCGGGGAGGCCTACCGCCGCTGGCTGCAGGAGGCGCTGACCGAGCCGCTGACCGCCCGCTACTTCACGCCGACCTCCGTGACGTCCGGCCACGGACGGCTCAGCGCGGACATGGAGCAGCTGATCCGCCAGGTCACCAAGGAGTCGAAGAAGCGGACGACCGAGCATGCCGCCCGACGCACGCTCCGCGCCGACGAGGACGGTGTGCTGCGCTTCGTCGACCGGCCGCCGATCCTGCGGCGGGCGGAGCCGGAGATCCAGGCCCTGGCCCAGGATGCGTACGACCGCTACCGCCGCACGCTCCCGCCCAACACCGCCCTCCTCGCCTCGCAGCTGCGCGTCGACGACGTGGCCCGGCGCGTCGTCGGAGTGGGCAGCGTCGGCACGCGCTGCTTCGTGATCGCGCTGCGCGGGCCGATCGGCGAGCCGGTGATCCTGCAGCTGAAGGAGGCGAGCGCCTCGGTCGTCGAACGGTTCGGCGGGGTGGCACCTCTGCCCGGCTACCTCGACCTCTCCCTGCTCCCGGACGACCAGGGCTACCGCGTCGTCGCGTGCCAGCGCATCCTGCAGGCGGTGTCCGACCCGTTCCTCGGCTTCATCCGGGTCGAAGGATTCGCCTTCTACCTGCGCCAGTTCCGCAACCGCAACGCGTCGTTCGACATCCCGTCGATGAACGCCGCACAGTTCTCGGACTACGCCCGGGTGTGCGCCGTCGTACTGGCCCGGGCGCACGCGCGCTCTCCGAAGTCGGCGTTCGTCTCCGGCTACCTCGGCTCCGGACCGGCGTTCGCCCACGCCGCGACGACGTGGGCGGAGCGATACGCCGATCAGGCGGAGGCCGACTACCGCGAGTTCGTCGAGGTCGCCCGAGCGGGAGGGTTCGCGGTCAGCTGA
- a CDS encoding helix-turn-helix transcriptional regulator, producing the protein MDRAALADFLRRHRETLRPEDVGLPNGLRRRAPGLRREEVALLAAMSTDYYTRLEQRRGPQPSEQMLSSLARALRLTDDERDYLYRVAGHNTPDRFSGGGHVSPALQRVLDRLEDTPALVLSNLGETLVQNRMAVALLGDRSGYTGLARSEYYRWFTDPDNARAQYPEEDRARQSRAQVASLRDAYGALGPRSRAGELVRALLAESPEFAELWERHEVARRFEDHKTLLHPELGAIELDCQALFTEDQSQCLLVLTAAPRTEAAEKLALLSVLGTQSFAAATPRE; encoded by the coding sequence ATGGACCGTGCCGCACTCGCCGACTTCCTGCGCCGCCACCGCGAGACGCTGCGCCCGGAGGACGTCGGACTCCCGAACGGACTCCGCCGTCGCGCGCCCGGGCTCCGTCGCGAGGAGGTCGCCCTGCTCGCCGCGATGTCCACCGACTATTACACGCGGCTGGAGCAGCGCCGGGGGCCGCAGCCCAGCGAGCAGATGCTGTCGTCGCTCGCCCGGGCGCTCCGCCTCACCGACGACGAGCGCGACTATCTGTACCGGGTCGCGGGTCACAACACCCCCGACCGGTTCTCGGGCGGCGGCCACGTCTCCCCCGCGCTGCAGCGCGTGCTCGACCGGCTCGAGGACACCCCGGCGCTGGTGCTCTCCAATCTCGGCGAGACGCTCGTCCAGAACCGCATGGCGGTCGCGCTGCTCGGCGACCGCTCCGGCTACACGGGTCTCGCCCGCAGCGAGTACTACCGCTGGTTCACCGATCCCGACAACGCGCGAGCGCAGTACCCGGAGGAGGACCGCGCCCGCCAGAGCCGCGCACAGGTCGCCTCGCTGCGGGATGCGTACGGAGCACTCGGTCCGCGCTCGCGCGCCGGCGAGCTGGTCCGGGCGCTGCTGGCGGAGAGCCCGGAGTTCGCGGAGCTGTGGGAGCGTCACGAGGTCGCCCGTCGCTTCGAGGACCACAAGACCCTCCTCCATCCCGAGCTCGGCGCGATCGAGCTCGACTGCCAGGCGTTGTTCACCGAGGACCAGTCGCAGTGCCTGCTGGTGCTGACGGCCGCTCCGCGCACCGAGGCCGCCGAGAAGCTGGCGCTGCTCAGCGTGCTGGGCACCCAGTCGTTCGCCGCCGCGACACCGCGGGAGTAG
- a CDS encoding SHOCT domain-containing protein: protein MDWSNFWSVIWLFFWSFAFVAYLFALFAIISDLFRDHKLNGWWKALWIIFLIFVPFLTALVYLIARGPGMAERNQKEARQYQAATDDYIRQVAGSSPADEIAKAKALLDSGAITPDEFAHLKAHALSSHGATGGSAPAASAAAPAAPAAPAGPATPPPAAPTV, encoded by the coding sequence ATGGACTGGAGCAACTTCTGGAGCGTCATCTGGCTCTTCTTCTGGAGCTTCGCCTTCGTGGCCTATCTGTTCGCACTGTTCGCGATCATCAGCGACCTGTTCCGTGATCACAAGCTGAACGGGTGGTGGAAGGCGCTGTGGATCATCTTCCTGATCTTCGTGCCCTTCCTGACGGCGCTGGTGTACCTGATCGCCCGCGGCCCCGGCATGGCGGAGCGCAACCAGAAGGAGGCCAGGCAGTATCAAGCGGCCACGGACGACTACATCCGGCAGGTCGCCGGATCGAGCCCGGCGGACGAGATCGCCAAGGCGAAAGCGCTGCTCGACAGCGGCGCGATCACTCCCGATGAGTTCGCGCACCTGAAGGCGCACGCACTCAGCAGCCACGGTGCGACGGGCGGGTCGGCTCCGGCCGCCTCCGCAGCGGCACCCGCGGCACCCGCCGCACCGGCCGGACCGGCGACACCGCCGCCGGCAGCGCCGACGGTCTGA
- a CDS encoding PIG-L family deacetylase, whose translation MTDPEAWEALDEWSGVPAFDEQPDELIVFSAHPDDETLGVGGLLARAAGAGFPARVVVAAACDDGRLDELDAALASLGLPTTPAAQPVVPLGLPDGALKHHTADLRAAIAEILDAPSEARNRLVLAPWTGDRHGDHRTLGREVVAAARERGLRILLYPVWLWQWGTPADVPWRRVREVVLDAGERTSKRTALAAFPSQLRTPENPEGVLEPGFVARAADGREVVIEPPEPADQHFERMHHERDDPWRVRTRWYERRRRAVLAASLPRERYGRAVELGCSIGETTLVLADRCDELIAVDGSASAVEAAAERLRDRPNVVVERMRVPQQWPVAADHGTDLVIVSELAYYLAEDEWDAVIDRIVGSLAPGGEVLLCHWTGDSDDFAQSGEAAHDRFRERSRLRTAVVHRDEEFVLEVLR comes from the coding sequence GTGACGGACCCGGAAGCGTGGGAGGCGCTGGACGAGTGGTCCGGTGTCCCCGCGTTCGACGAACAGCCGGACGAACTGATCGTCTTCTCCGCCCACCCCGACGACGAGACGCTCGGCGTCGGTGGTCTGCTCGCGCGTGCCGCCGGGGCCGGGTTCCCGGCCCGGGTCGTGGTCGCCGCCGCGTGCGATGACGGAAGGCTGGATGAGTTGGATGCCGCACTCGCGTCCCTCGGCCTCCCCACGACTCCCGCGGCGCAGCCCGTCGTGCCGCTCGGTCTGCCCGACGGCGCCCTGAAACACCACACGGCTGACCTCCGCGCCGCGATCGCGGAGATCCTCGACGCGCCGTCGGAGGCGCGGAACCGCCTGGTGCTCGCGCCGTGGACCGGCGACCGGCACGGCGACCACCGGACCCTCGGGCGGGAGGTCGTCGCGGCCGCCCGGGAGCGCGGACTGCGCATCCTGCTCTACCCGGTGTGGCTCTGGCAGTGGGGCACTCCGGCCGACGTCCCGTGGCGGCGGGTGCGCGAGGTCGTCCTCGACGCCGGCGAGCGGACCAGCAAGCGCACCGCTCTCGCTGCATTCCCCTCGCAGCTGCGAACCCCCGAAAACCCGGAGGGTGTACTGGAGCCGGGCTTCGTGGCGCGTGCGGCCGACGGCCGCGAGGTCGTCATCGAGCCGCCCGAGCCGGCGGATCAGCACTTCGAGCGGATGCACCACGAACGCGACGACCCGTGGCGTGTCCGCACGCGCTGGTACGAACGGAGGCGACGGGCGGTGCTCGCCGCCTCCCTCCCCCGCGAGCGGTACGGCCGAGCAGTCGAGCTCGGCTGCTCGATCGGGGAGACGACACTGGTGCTCGCCGATCGGTGCGATGAGCTCATCGCGGTGGACGGCTCCGCGTCGGCCGTGGAGGCCGCGGCGGAGCGGCTGCGCGACCGGCCGAACGTCGTGGTCGAGCGCATGCGCGTCCCGCAGCAGTGGCCGGTGGCCGCGGACCACGGCACCGACCTCGTGATCGTCTCCGAGCTGGCGTACTACCTTGCCGAAGACGAGTGGGATGCCGTCATCGACCGCATCGTCGGGTCCCTCGCGCCGGGCGGCGAGGTGCTGCTCTGCCACTGGACGGGCGACTCCGACGATTTCGCCCAGTCAGGAGAGGCAGCGCACGACCGGTTCCGCGAGCGCTCCCGTCTGCGGACTGCGGTCGTGCATCGCGATGAGGAGTTCGTGCTGGAGGTCCTGCGATGA
- a CDS encoding alpha/beta fold hydrolase: MSSFATADDGTPIAFDERGVGVPVLLIAGQATGMHGWGPFADALAQDFRVIVFDHRGIGASGEGDTTRYSTREFASDAIAVLDAAGVAAAHVIGHSMGGRVAQWMAAEDPARVRRLVLIATSAGDRTAQRRDPSAIADLLSGDRDRMLPQFFDDAWAAEHPGDVDRFFSRVAGRPALRGHFAASRDHDGTDALARIRAETLVIHGTRDVLTPLEHARLLAGGIPNATLLELDARHGLHLDTPAVEDAVRAFLDRGAAGLRPAVS; the protein is encoded by the coding sequence ATGAGCAGCTTCGCGACAGCCGACGACGGAACGCCGATCGCCTTCGACGAGCGCGGCGTCGGGGTGCCGGTGCTGCTGATCGCCGGGCAGGCGACCGGGATGCACGGCTGGGGCCCGTTCGCCGACGCGCTGGCGCAGGACTTTCGCGTCATCGTGTTCGACCATCGCGGGATCGGGGCCAGCGGCGAGGGCGACACCACACGTTACTCGACGCGCGAGTTCGCCTCCGACGCGATCGCCGTGCTCGATGCCGCAGGCGTCGCCGCCGCCCACGTCATCGGCCACTCGATGGGCGGCCGCGTAGCGCAGTGGATGGCCGCTGAGGATCCCGCGCGTGTACGGCGGCTGGTCCTCATCGCCACCTCCGCCGGCGACCGCACAGCGCAGCGCCGCGATCCCTCGGCGATCGCCGACCTTCTGAGCGGCGACCGCGACCGCATGCTGCCGCAGTTCTTCGACGATGCGTGGGCGGCCGAGCATCCTGGCGACGTAGACCGCTTCTTCTCGCGCGTCGCCGGCCGTCCGGCGCTCCGCGGGCACTTCGCCGCCAGCAGGGACCATGACGGGACGGACGCGCTGGCACGCATCCGCGCCGAGACGCTGGTGATCCACGGCACCCGGGATGTGCTCACCCCGCTGGAGCACGCGCGCCTGCTCGCGGGCGGCATCCCGAACGCGACGCTGCTCGAACTCGACGCCCGCCACGGCCTCCACCTCGACACTCCGGCGGTCGAGGACGCCGTGCGGGCATTCCTCGACCGTGGCGCCGCGGGACTCCGCCCCGCCGTCAGCTGA
- a CDS encoding ATP-binding protein, whose amino-acid sequence MIPLTVGTTVDTPERPAIIDGSRFNRHTFWCGQSGSGKTYALGVVLEQLLLHTELPVAVLDPNADFVELAHTRDGSDGDAAERWEGFDIRVLHSSTPREPQVRIRFIDLSVRSKGAVGRLDPIADAEEFNALLHLEARPEHFERGTFLSSLLEADDPAHRRLGLRIDNLQILDWPLWAMGGGSAASVVDERPRATVLDLGGFSHPGEPQAAALGILEQLWERRMERRPLLIVIDEAHNFCPPVARTTVEAQVTEQLIQIAAEGRKFGLWLFLSTQRPTKIHPNVLSQCDNLGLMRMNSPRDLAELAEVFGFVPHHLLEQSPTFRKGEALFAGAFTEEPQLVRIGRRLTVEGGGDLSVQGSGV is encoded by the coding sequence ATGATCCCGCTCACTGTCGGCACCACGGTGGATACACCGGAACGACCCGCCATCATCGACGGCTCGCGCTTCAACAGGCACACGTTCTGGTGCGGCCAGAGCGGCTCGGGCAAGACCTACGCGCTGGGCGTGGTGCTGGAGCAGTTGCTGCTCCACACCGAGCTGCCCGTCGCCGTGCTCGACCCGAACGCCGACTTCGTGGAGCTCGCGCACACACGCGACGGATCCGACGGAGACGCGGCCGAGCGGTGGGAGGGCTTCGACATCCGCGTGCTGCACTCCAGCACTCCGCGGGAGCCGCAGGTGCGCATCCGCTTCATCGACCTCAGCGTGCGCTCGAAGGGAGCCGTCGGCCGGCTCGACCCCATCGCGGACGCGGAGGAGTTCAACGCGCTGCTGCATCTGGAGGCGCGGCCGGAGCACTTCGAGCGCGGGACGTTCCTCAGCTCGCTGCTCGAGGCGGACGACCCCGCCCACCGGCGGCTCGGGCTGCGTATCGACAACCTGCAGATCCTCGACTGGCCGCTGTGGGCGATGGGCGGTGGATCCGCGGCCTCGGTCGTCGACGAGCGGCCGCGCGCCACCGTGCTCGATCTGGGCGGCTTCTCTCACCCCGGGGAGCCGCAGGCGGCGGCCCTCGGCATCCTCGAACAGCTGTGGGAGCGTCGGATGGAGCGGCGGCCGCTCCTGATCGTCATCGACGAGGCGCACAACTTCTGCCCGCCGGTCGCTCGCACCACGGTGGAGGCGCAGGTCACCGAGCAGCTCATCCAGATCGCCGCGGAGGGCCGCAAGTTCGGGCTGTGGCTGTTCCTGTCGACCCAGCGTCCGACCAAGATCCACCCGAACGTGCTCTCCCAGTGCGACAACCTCGGCCTGATGCGCATGAACTCGCCGCGCGACCTCGCGGAGCTGGCCGAGGTCTTCGGCTTCGTGCCGCACCACCTGCTGGAGCAGTCGCCGACCTTCCGCAAGGGCGAGGCGCTCTTCGCGGGCGCGTTCACCGAGGAGCCGCAGCTGGTCCGCATCGGCCGGCGCCTGACCGTCGAGGGCGGGGGCGACCTGTCCGTGCAGGGCAGCGGGGTCTAG
- a CDS encoding AI-2E family transporter: MTQDAPIPAPPSAPAEPDHRTGRRWPFSRRRKHPVAPAEPVDPDTELGPAGGMGRGVRILLGLAAGVVISFGMAAIGGILAPTLLALVLTICAQPVRVWLERHGTPQGLATGAVGLTVFALLAGFIAVLWIATAQFIGMLPQYKPQLQQLGTEFTNWLQSIGVGQQQVQQIKAGFDPGTFLSFFGGLLGNALGLVAFLVIVLTMLILMPADAAYTPTLLRQLQPTRPNLVYAFGGFAHSVRRYMVVTTLLGIVQGVINGVALWLLAVPAALLWAILSFLCSFIPNVGYFIAIVPPLVFGFLTGGWGTVVAIIVIYGVINAVVQSIVQPKVVGNAVALSQTLTFFSVLFWAVVLGPIGAILAIPLTLLVRAVLVDSDPRSRLWRPIIGDLTHTRELMKEQAVERKTERKQQHAQK; this comes from the coding sequence ATGACCCAGGATGCCCCCATCCCGGCACCGCCCTCGGCCCCGGCGGAGCCCGACCACCGGACCGGCCGTCGCTGGCCCTTCTCGCGCAGGCGCAAGCACCCCGTCGCACCGGCGGAGCCCGTCGACCCGGACACCGAACTGGGGCCGGCCGGCGGCATGGGGCGCGGCGTGCGCATCCTGCTCGGCCTGGCGGCCGGTGTGGTGATCTCGTTCGGGATGGCCGCGATCGGCGGCATCCTCGCCCCGACCCTGCTCGCGCTCGTCCTGACGATCTGCGCCCAGCCGGTGCGGGTCTGGCTGGAACGCCACGGCACCCCGCAGGGCCTCGCCACGGGCGCGGTCGGCCTGACCGTGTTCGCCCTGCTCGCCGGGTTCATCGCCGTGCTGTGGATCGCGACCGCGCAGTTCATCGGGATGCTGCCGCAGTACAAGCCGCAGCTCCAGCAGCTCGGGACGGAGTTCACGAACTGGCTGCAGAGCATCGGCGTCGGGCAGCAGCAGGTGCAGCAGATCAAGGCGGGTTTCGATCCGGGAACCTTCCTGTCGTTCTTCGGCGGCCTCCTCGGCAATGCGCTGGGGCTGGTCGCGTTCCTGGTGATCGTGCTGACGATGCTCATCCTCATGCCGGCGGATGCCGCATACACGCCGACCCTGCTGCGACAGCTGCAGCCGACCCGGCCGAACCTGGTCTACGCGTTCGGCGGCTTCGCGCACTCGGTGCGTCGGTACATGGTGGTCACCACGCTGCTCGGCATCGTGCAGGGCGTGATCAACGGGGTGGCGTTGTGGCTGCTCGCAGTCCCGGCCGCTCTGCTGTGGGCGATCCTGTCCTTCCTGTGCAGCTTCATCCCGAACGTCGGCTACTTCATCGCCATCGTGCCGCCCCTCGTCTTCGGGTTCCTGACCGGCGGGTGGGGCACGGTCGTGGCGATCATCGTGATCTACGGGGTGATCAACGCCGTCGTGCAGTCGATCGTGCAGCCGAAGGTGGTCGGCAACGCCGTCGCCCTCAGCCAGACTCTGACCTTCTTCTCCGTGCTGTTCTGGGCCGTGGTCCTCGGCCCGATCGGCGCCATCCTGGCGATCCCGCTGACATTGCTCGTCCGCGCGGTGCTCGTCGACTCCGACCCGAGGTCCCGCCTGTGGCGGCCGATCATCGGCGACCTCACGCACACGCGCGAGCTGATGAAGGAGCAAGCCGTCGAGCGGAAGACGGAGCGCAAGCAGCAGCACGCGCAGAAGTAG
- a CDS encoding NAD(P)H-hydrate dehydratase: MRERTTTPAPERVTPELLRAWPLPQPSGSKRSRGEVLVVGGALRSPGAALLAGRAALRVGAGRLTLAVGASVAAPVAVALPECGVVPLPETSSGSVRGAGVRAAAADLASADAVLIGPGLDDAAETARMLPRAAHAAGHDTVLVLDAYALGALAGHPRLVGNVPRILTPNTEEAARLLGRDTDDLDADTFELARRYRATVSCFGRVASPDGRLLTVGNGDPGLGTSGSGDALAGAIAGLAARGADPLQAAVWGTYLHASAGDALAASVGRLGYLASEIVDRLTVELDALS, from the coding sequence ATGCGTGAGCGCACGACGACGCCCGCACCGGAGCGCGTCACCCCCGAGCTGCTGCGCGCCTGGCCGCTGCCCCAGCCGTCCGGATCCAAGCGGTCCCGTGGCGAGGTGCTCGTGGTCGGCGGTGCCCTGCGCTCCCCCGGCGCCGCCTTGCTCGCCGGGCGTGCGGCCCTGCGGGTCGGAGCCGGGAGGCTGACGCTCGCGGTCGGCGCGTCCGTCGCCGCCCCGGTCGCCGTGGCCCTGCCGGAGTGCGGCGTCGTGCCCCTTCCCGAGACCTCGTCCGGAAGCGTGCGCGGTGCCGGTGTCCGCGCCGCGGCCGCCGACCTGGCGTCCGCAGACGCCGTCCTCATCGGGCCGGGACTGGACGACGCTGCGGAGACCGCCCGGATGCTGCCCCGCGCCGCACACGCCGCAGGCCACGACACCGTGCTCGTCCTCGACGCCTACGCCCTCGGAGCCCTCGCCGGGCATCCGCGGCTGGTCGGGAACGTCCCGCGCATCCTCACTCCCAACACCGAGGAGGCGGCGCGGCTGCTCGGCCGGGACACCGACGACCTGGATGCCGACACTTTCGAACTCGCCCGCCGCTACCGCGCGACCGTGAGCTGTTTCGGACGGGTCGCCTCCCCCGACGGCCGGTTGCTGACCGTCGGCAACGGGGACCCCGGCCTCGGCACCTCCGGCAGCGGGGATGCGCTGGCCGGCGCGATCGCCGGGCTTGCCGCGCGCGGCGCCGACCCTCTCCAGGCCGCCGTGTGGGGCACCTACCTGCACGCTTCGGCGGGCGACGCGCTCGCCGCGAGTGTCGGCCGGCTCGGCTACCTGGCCTCCGAGATCGTCGACCGCCTCACCGTGGAGCTCGACGCCCTCTCCTGA
- a CDS encoding acyl-CoA dehydrogenase family protein: MTTPTPTALAGYEEVAAESPGRVVPLLGALSHVPPDAVPLPGGGRTAERFGTLSRIAAIDLTAARVLEPHLDALAILAEAGLPHPATGTTWGVFAAEAPGTALEAVRSADGWTLDGAKPWCSLGGHLTHGLVTATVGDERRMFAVDLRQDAVTAEPAAWVARGLAEVESGPLRFENAAAEPVGAAGWYLDRPGFRWGGIGVAACWWGGCLPLFRALTTRAAAPGNPLLAARVGELYRALESGRLQLENAAGLIDAGVDGDEAAALAHTVRGTVADAVVLTLAAVRDLLGPAALAFDEAHARRAADLELYVSQYHRGRDDESLAKRLAQLDARSVWW; this comes from the coding sequence ATGACGACCCCCACGCCGACCGCCCTCGCCGGATACGAGGAGGTCGCGGCGGAGTCGCCCGGCCGGGTGGTCCCGCTGCTGGGGGCCCTCTCGCACGTGCCACCGGATGCGGTCCCTCTGCCCGGCGGCGGGCGGACGGCGGAGCGGTTCGGCACGCTCTCGCGGATCGCGGCGATCGACCTGACGGCCGCGCGGGTGCTCGAACCGCACCTCGATGCGCTCGCGATCCTCGCTGAGGCCGGGCTCCCACACCCCGCGACAGGGACGACGTGGGGCGTGTTCGCGGCGGAGGCCCCGGGCACGGCCCTCGAAGCCGTGCGGAGTGCCGACGGATGGACACTCGACGGCGCCAAGCCGTGGTGCTCGCTCGGCGGTCACCTGACCCACGGTCTCGTCACCGCGACCGTCGGCGACGAGCGGAGGATGTTCGCGGTCGACCTTCGCCAGGACGCCGTCACGGCCGAGCCGGCCGCCTGGGTCGCGCGCGGGCTCGCCGAGGTGGAGAGCGGTCCGCTCCGCTTCGAGAACGCCGCCGCTGAACCGGTCGGCGCGGCCGGTTGGTATCTGGATCGACCTGGATTCCGCTGGGGCGGCATCGGCGTCGCCGCGTGCTGGTGGGGCGGCTGCCTCCCGCTGTTCCGCGCCCTGACGACGCGGGCCGCCGCCCCCGGGAATCCGCTCCTTGCCGCCCGGGTCGGGGAACTGTACCGCGCGCTGGAGTCGGGGCGCCTCCAGCTGGAGAACGCGGCGGGCCTGATCGACGCCGGAGTGGACGGCGACGAGGCGGCGGCGCTCGCCCACACCGTGCGCGGAACGGTCGCCGACGCGGTCGTGCTGACCCTCGCGGCCGTGCGCGACCTGCTCGGACCGGCGGCCCTCGCCTTCGACGAGGCGCACGCCCGCCGCGCCGCCGACCTCGAACTGTACGTGTCGCAGTACCACCGCGGCCGCGACGACGAGTCGCTCGCGAAGCGGCTCGCCCAGCTGGATGCGCGGTCCGTCTGGTGGTGA
- a CDS encoding histidine phosphatase family protein — translation MTARTLLLIRHGESTANVAAAAAEVAGAEVISVEARDPDITLSPLGELQAAALGARLRDALPSDAVLFSSPYRRAIQTARFALGEEVPLRLDERLRDRELGILDRLTALGVERRLPLEAERRRWAGKFYYRPPGGESWTDVALRIRSFLRDLPETGTVVVFAHDAVVSLFLYVLLRMTEGQLAEHLLTHPVANASVTELTGDGAEWTLRAFADDAHLAVAGLPATQHPGQARTDA, via the coding sequence ATGACCGCTCGCACCCTGCTCCTGATCCGGCACGGCGAGAGCACGGCGAACGTGGCCGCGGCCGCCGCGGAGGTGGCCGGAGCCGAAGTGATCTCCGTCGAGGCGCGCGACCCCGACATCACGCTCTCGCCGCTCGGCGAGCTGCAAGCCGCCGCCCTCGGCGCCCGGCTTCGCGACGCGCTCCCGTCGGACGCCGTTCTATTCAGCTCGCCCTACCGCCGTGCCATCCAGACCGCCCGGTTCGCGCTCGGCGAGGAGGTGCCGCTGCGGCTCGACGAGCGCCTGCGCGACCGCGAGCTCGGCATCCTCGACCGCCTCACCGCCCTCGGGGTGGAGCGGCGGCTTCCGCTGGAGGCCGAGCGCCGGCGCTGGGCGGGCAAGTTCTACTACCGCCCGCCGGGCGGCGAGTCGTGGACGGATGTGGCGCTGCGCATCCGCTCGTTCCTGCGCGATCTCCCGGAGACCGGCACGGTCGTCGTGTTCGCCCACGACGCCGTGGTCAGCCTTTTCCTGTACGTGCTGCTGCGCATGACCGAGGGGCAGCTCGCCGAGCACCTGCTGACGCATCCCGTCGCGAACGCCTCGGTCACCGAGTTGACCGGCGACGGCGCCGAGTGGACGTTGCGGGCATTCGCCGACGACGCCCACCTCGCGGTGGCCGGGCTCCCCGCCACCCAGCACCCCGGCCAGGCGCGCACCGATGCGTGA